The nucleotide sequence CGCTCCTCTTGGCGGTGGCGTTGAGCTTCATCATCGGCTTTGGGATTCTCACCTCATTCAGAAACGAAGATCAGAGCCGTTTCGCCGCCAGGGTCGGAAAAACGATAATCACCCACGCCGAATTTCAAACGGCCTTTGAAAATCAACTCAAGGCAATAAAGGAAAAGTACGGCGAGGATCTGGAGGAAGAAGACATAAAGAAACTCGGCATCAGAAAATCGATCCTGGATGACCAGATCGATAAAATCCTCGAAATCGAGGAGGCAAAGAAGCTCAACATCCCGGTGACCGACGAGGAGGTTCGGGACGCTATAAAGAGCATTCCCTATTTTCTAAAAGACGGGGAATTCGACTACGATACCTACAAAGAAGTCCTTAAATACAATAAACTTACAGAGGCCGGCTTCGAGGCGATCATAAGAAATGATATTATGATCCAGAAGTTCTCGGGTCTCATCAAGAACTCGGCAAAGGCTTCCGAAGAAGACGTAATAGTTATTGCGAAGACATTTCAGGGGATAACGCCCGAGGAGTACAACGAGCTTTCCCCGGACGAGAAAGAGCTTTTAAAAGCGAACGCCCTCATGGTAAAGAGGATCGAGGAATACAACAACTTCATCAAAGAGCTCAGATCCAAGGCGGATATAGAATACAATAAAGACTATCTCGATTGAGTTCCCCTCTTCAAGGCTCCGAAAGATTGACTTCGGCCGATAAAACCAGGTCCGCCGGGAGACAAAACCATACTAAGACTGTTGTCGGCTCAAGCCAAACTGGTCTTCAAAAAAGACTTTTTTGTCCAATTGAGGTTTTAAATATTTTGAAGGGAAACTCTTAAGTGAAATCCAAACACGGCGGCAAATTAAAAGAGACGTTCCGGGCCCTGGCCCTGATTCTCCTCCTCTTTGCATCGCTCCAGGAGATATCCGGGCTCCTTCTGAAATGGACCGGAAGCGCCGGGGACTGCCTTCTTCTGGCCCTCTTTTTGATCCCCGCGCTGTCGGCTGTGCCCATCTACTTCAGG is from Candidatus Zymogenus saltonus and encodes:
- a CDS encoding SurA N-terminal domain-containing protein yields the protein MLDIMRKSASSWWLKALLLAVALSFIIGFGILTSFRNEDQSRFAARVGKTIITHAEFQTAFENQLKAIKEKYGEDLEEEDIKKLGIRKSILDDQIDKILEIEEAKKLNIPVTDEEVRDAIKSIPYFLKDGEFDYDTYKEVLKYNKLTEAGFEAIIRNDIMIQKFSGLIKNSAKASEEDVIVIAKTFQGITPEEYNELSPDEKELLKANALMVKRIEEYNNFIKELRSKADIEYNKDYLD